The following are from one region of the Petrotoga miotherma DSM 10691 genome:
- a CDS encoding HDIG domain-containing metalloprotein, translating to MKNKNTESNKITSKSPFQKVKLFFSKNKSFIIRVILFIFLALFTEWLTFKRISLNFQLSFNLVFLVFWIFIGEFLLPRNKMFELHPKNYWAAFLTPLFFNIILNLFVYKYVNIFAISTILSTLIITLLIDYSTGLISGLIFSAYFGILFGFDLKFMIFLFLPAAVVALSSRKIKRRVEIILPFFWASLTQIIVAYVINLYYTPLDYLIIIESNFLSMLVTMGILPFFEYLTRVYSEIGLLELGNLSNPLLKNLSLKAPGTYYHSMIISNLAESSAEIINGNTVLARVGSYFHDIGKVWRPQFFSENQKNKNPHSDISAKLSSLILNNHVTYGIELAKKHRLPILIEDMIAQHHGTRVKQFFYSEYYNQTGIKDTNMFRYPGPIPQFKEAAILMICDVTEAMVRSMQELNAVDLNEKLDNLINSLFFEGQLDDCGLTLREIRKIKGRIIRTIMEMNHKRVSYPKVEAKELRE from the coding sequence ATGAAGAACAAAAATACAGAAAGTAATAAGATAACCAGTAAAAGTCCGTTTCAAAAAGTGAAACTATTTTTTTCTAAAAATAAAAGTTTTATAATTAGGGTGATTCTTTTTATATTTTTAGCTTTATTTACAGAATGGCTCACTTTCAAAAGAATTTCGTTGAATTTTCAGCTTAGTTTTAACTTAGTCTTTCTTGTATTTTGGATATTTATCGGAGAATTTCTGTTACCTAGGAACAAAATGTTTGAACTTCATCCTAAAAATTACTGGGCGGCCTTTTTAACGCCGCTCTTTTTCAATATAATACTGAATCTTTTTGTTTATAAATATGTGAATATATTTGCAATATCGACCATATTGAGTACTTTGATAATAACCTTACTAATAGATTACTCTACCGGTTTAATTTCCGGCCTCATATTTTCCGCTTACTTTGGTATTTTATTCGGATTTGACTTGAAGTTCATGATTTTTTTATTTTTACCGGCAGCAGTTGTGGCACTATCATCAAGAAAGATTAAAAGGAGAGTAGAGATAATACTTCCATTTTTTTGGGCTAGTTTAACACAAATTATCGTTGCTTATGTTATTAACTTATACTATACTCCTTTGGACTATCTCATAATAATCGAAAGTAATTTTTTAAGCATGTTGGTAACTATGGGTATCTTACCCTTTTTTGAATACTTAACTAGAGTTTATTCAGAGATCGGTTTATTGGAACTGGGTAATTTAAGCAATCCTTTGCTAAAAAATCTTTCTTTGAAAGCACCGGGAACGTACTATCACAGCATGATCATATCTAACTTAGCGGAAAGTTCCGCTGAAATTATCAATGGAAATACGGTGTTAGCTAGAGTAGGTTCGTACTTCCACGATATAGGGAAGGTATGGAGGCCTCAGTTTTTCTCAGAAAACCAAAAGAATAAAAACCCTCATTCCGATATAAGTGCTAAATTAAGCTCTTTGATATTAAACAACCATGTTACCTATGGTATCGAATTGGCAAAAAAACACCGTTTACCCATACTAATAGAGGATATGATAGCACAGCATCATGGTACAAGGGTTAAGCAATTCTTTTACAGCGAATATTATAATCAAACAGGGATAAAAGATACCAACATGTTCAGATATCCCGGACCCATTCCTCAATTTAAGGAAGCTGCCATACTAATGATATGTGATGTAACCGAAGCCATGGTAAGAAGTATGCAAGAGTTAAACGCTGTGGATCTTAATGAAAAACTTGATAATTTGATAAATTCTCTTTTTTTTGAAGGACAGTTAGATGATTGTGGATTAACACTTAGAGAAATCAGAAAGATAAAAGGCCGTATTATTAGAACCATAATGGAAATGAACCATAAAAGGGTATCTTATCCCAAAGTTGAGGCAAAAGAACTTAGAGAGTAG
- the ybeY gene encoding rRNA maturation RNase YbeY: MKINVINQQDLREIDTKKIKDIAKKLLLNEIGQGNFELNILITDDKSISEFNKYRGKSTPTDVLSFSYGLNEPVIGDIVISVESIEKQAPDFGNSFEEEFYYILIHGLLHIVGYDHENSEEDAKKMFEVQDQYFHQLIKDRRR; the protein is encoded by the coding sequence TTGAAAATAAATGTTATAAACCAACAAGATTTAAGAGAGATAGACACTAAAAAAATCAAAGATATCGCCAAAAAGCTTCTTCTAAACGAAATTGGCCAAGGAAATTTTGAATTAAACATATTAATCACCGACGATAAGAGTATAAGCGAATTCAATAAATATAGAGGAAAAAGTACACCCACGGATGTTTTATCCTTTTCTTATGGTTTAAATGAACCTGTTATTGGAGATATTGTCATTTCTGTTGAAAGTATAGAAAAACAAGCGCCTGATTTTGGCAATTCCTTTGAAGAAGAATTCTATTATATACTTATTCATGGCTTACTACATATCGTTGGCTACGATCATGAAAACTCTGAAGAAGATGCCAAAAAGATGTTTGAAGTTCAAGATCAATATTTTCATCAATTAATTAAAGACAGGAGGAGATAG